The sequence CGCCTTTATCAATCCCGTCTTATATTCAACATCCCCAAATCCGATAAATCCGACTCATGTTCAGAAAGCGAGGAACCCCGATGGCAGCAAATCAGGTCGTCGAACAAAACGGACAATACATCCCACCGGAAAATCTCAGCACCAATGCACATGTCCCCAGCATAGATGCTTACGGGCAACAATACGAAAAATCAGTTGCCGATCCCGAAGCATTCTGGGCAGAAATTGCCAATTCATTCCACTGGTACAAAAAATGGGACACCGTGCGATCCTACAATTACAATATAGACAACGGGCCGATCTCTATCAAGTGGTTTGAAGGCGCCAAAACCAACATCACGTACAACTGCATTGACCGTCACCTCGCGTCCCGAGGAGATCAAATCGCCATCATCTGGGAAGGCAATGAGCCTGGTGAAGACGCCAAACTCACCTACAATGAACTGCACGAACAAGTCTGCAAATTCGCCAACGTACTCAAATCCCGAGGCGTAAAAAAAGGCGACTGCGTCTCCATCTACATGCCCATGATTCCCGAACTCGCCATCGCTATGCTGGCCTGTGCGCGCATCGGTGCTGTCCACTCAATCGTCTTTGGCGGCTTCTCCGCCGAAGCACTGGCAGACCGCATCGTCGATTCCGCCTGTCAGATCGTACTCACCACAGATGGCATGTTCCGGGGCGACCGCCCCATGGAACGCAAGCAACCCGCCGACGAAGCCATCGCATTGGCCAACTCGCGCATGGGGAACACCAGCGTTCACACCTGCATCGTCGTACAGCGCGTGGGCGAAGACAGCGGCATCGCATGTCCCATGCGTGAAGGACGCGACTTATGGTGGCACGAAGCCATGTCAGAAGCCAGCGCCGACTGCCCATGCGAAGAAATGGACGCCGAAGACCCCCTCTTCATCCTCTACACATCTGGCTCCACCGGCAAACCCAAAGGCGTACAGCACAATGTAGGTGGGTACATGGTGTACACGGGCTACACGCACAAAAACGTCTTTGACTATCAGGACGACGACATCTACTTTTGCGCCGCCGACATCGGCTGGATCACAGGCCACTCCTACATCATCTATGGACCCCTGTCAAATGCCGCCACCACCATCATGTTCGAAAGCACGCCCGTCTATCCCGACCCGGGCCGTTACTGGCAGGTCATCGACAAATACAAAGTCAACCAATTCTACACCGCGCCCACAGCCATACGCGCCCTCACCCGAGAAGGCGACGAATGGCCCGCCAAATACGACCTATCATCTCTCAAAATACTCGGCACAGTGGGCGAACCCATCAACCCCGAAGCCTGGCAATGGTATCACCGCAATGTCGGGCGCGAGCGGTGTCCCATCGTAGATACCTGGTGGCAAACCGAAACCGGAGGCATCCTCATCAGTCCCCTGCCCGGCGCAACCCCCACCAAACCCGGATCCGCGACCTTTCCCCTATACGGCATCAAACCCGTGGTCCT is a genomic window of Gemmatimonadota bacterium containing:
- the acs gene encoding acetate--CoA ligase — encoded protein: MAANQVVEQNGQYIPPENLSTNAHVPSIDAYGQQYEKSVADPEAFWAEIANSFHWYKKWDTVRSYNYNIDNGPISIKWFEGAKTNITYNCIDRHLASRGDQIAIIWEGNEPGEDAKLTYNELHEQVCKFANVLKSRGVKKGDCVSIYMPMIPELAIAMLACARIGAVHSIVFGGFSAEALADRIVDSACQIVLTTDGMFRGDRPMERKQPADEAIALANSRMGNTSVHTCIVVQRVGEDSGIACPMREGRDLWWHEAMSEASADCPCEEMDAEDPLFILYTSGSTGKPKGVQHNVGGYMVYTGYTHKNVFDYQDDDIYFCAADIGWITGHSYIIYGPLSNAATTIMFESTPVYPDPGRYWQVIDKYKVNQFYTAPTAIRALTREGDEWPAKYDLSSLKILGTVGEPINPEAWQWYHRNVGRERCPIVDTWWQTETGGILISPLPGATPTKPGSATFPLYGIKPVVLEPESGKIVEGNGVDGVLAISEPWPGQMRTVYGDHKRFEETYFQQYKGFYFTGDGCRRDEDGYYWITGRVDDVINISGHRMGTAEVESALVSHGKVAEAAVVGFPHEIKGQGIYAYVTLNVGEAYTDDLKAELVQQVRTEIGPIATPDVIHWAPGLPKTRSGKIMRRILRKIAENDTSDLGDTSTLADPTVVDDLLANR